Proteins encoded within one genomic window of Planctomycetota bacterium:
- a CDS encoding YdcF family protein, with translation MPLVEPPPRRRIRRWLAFAIVLGLALGCYAARRPLLLAVGDWLDVGSPPTRVDYIVSLPGNYNSRPFVAAAWVRAGLARQAWVLRTESLPADSPDPYDIGDYGITLRTLRRFGLTEQQIETLDGQTASTSDDVRLIAERLRREPRATVAIVTNDFHTRRARWTVSRAFADLPNRFIMVSTPTDWYGPDNWWQVREGAVAYLSEYLKLAGYWVAYGAGKWWLALLGGASAVALWRRRAARRTLA, from the coding sequence GTGCCGCTCGTTGAACCGCCGCCGCGTCGACGCATCAGACGTTGGCTCGCGTTCGCCATCGTCTTGGGGCTGGCGCTGGGCTGTTATGCCGCGCGGCGACCGCTGCTCCTGGCCGTGGGAGACTGGCTCGACGTGGGCAGCCCGCCGACGCGGGTTGATTACATTGTCTCGCTGCCGGGCAACTACAACTCGCGTCCGTTCGTCGCGGCCGCTTGGGTCCGCGCCGGCCTGGCTCGGCAGGCTTGGGTGCTGCGCACCGAGTCGCTGCCGGCCGATTCGCCCGACCCGTACGATATTGGCGACTACGGGATCACGCTCCGCACGCTGCGGAGATTCGGGCTGACCGAGCAACAGATCGAAACCCTCGACGGTCAAACCGCCAGCACGTCCGACGACGTGCGGCTGATCGCCGAACGCTTGCGCCGCGAGCCGCGGGCGACGGTGGCCATCGTGACCAACGATTTTCACACCCGCCGCGCGCGGTGGACCGTCTCGCGCGCCTTCGCCGATTTGCCCAATCGCTTCATCATGGTCTCGACGCCGACCGATTGGTATGGTCCGGACAACTGGTGGCAAGTGCGCGAGGGGGCCGTCGCCTATCTGAGCGAGTATCTGAAGTTGGCCGGCTACTGGGTCGCCTACGGCGCCGGTAAGTGGTGGCTCGCGCTGCTGGGGGGAGCCAGCGCCGTGGCGCTGTGGCGCCGCCGCGCGGCGCGGCGCACGCTGGCATAA
- a CDS encoding DUF1080 domain-containing protein, which yields MFDGLASLDGSIFQPVFPGDAATRPTSRKHARQGHSPDYYGRHHLSARCNTPHLRRVQWSLTSFGANRPKRDGAQIGSSQREYCQAFSSMREGSMSPPFGRRAFLDQTMAAGVGCLAASVVGPMAHAWPGSVKSQRSLFDGRTFAGWRPMPRLPIPRDVVLANLPPDQLKAAVFQWYEEHHRVEEIKYRGRWEVKDGTIVSGHNPIDSMHGAYLVSEETFSDFELELETRPDWPVDTGIMVRAHELGNMGFQVLVDHRPHGCIGGVYGNSIGGFIAAPFIMTGDRLSEMRVGNLRQTAPTGSAIPVKPDFGASFDDFLKCWRVNDWNHFRIRCVGQLPVITTWINGTKVCELNTAKIKAVGYDPERVAKQLGNAGHLAFEVHDVSLKNPLRRDRWEVGAVCRWRNIRITEL from the coding sequence GTGTTCGATGGTCTGGCGTCATTGGACGGTAGCATTTTTCAGCCTGTTTTTCCAGGCGATGCGGCGACACGCCCGACCAGCCGGAAGCATGCCCGGCAGGGACATTCACCAGATTATTACGGTCGGCATCATCTTTCGGCGAGATGTAACACGCCGCACTTGCGCCGAGTACAATGGTCCCTAACTAGCTTTGGAGCGAATCGACCAAAGCGGGATGGGGCGCAAATAGGTTCGAGCCAGCGTGAGTATTGTCAAGCATTCTCCAGCATGCGCGAGGGATCCATGTCCCCTCCTTTTGGTCGTCGTGCGTTTCTCGACCAGACGATGGCGGCCGGCGTTGGTTGCTTGGCCGCGAGTGTCGTCGGGCCAATGGCGCATGCGTGGCCTGGATCAGTCAAATCTCAGCGCTCGCTGTTCGACGGCCGGACATTCGCCGGCTGGCGGCCCATGCCACGATTGCCGATTCCGCGCGACGTGGTGCTAGCGAACCTTCCCCCGGACCAACTCAAGGCGGCCGTTTTTCAATGGTATGAAGAGCACCACCGGGTCGAGGAAATCAAATACCGGGGGCGCTGGGAAGTGAAGGACGGCACGATCGTGAGTGGCCACAATCCGATCGATTCGATGCACGGCGCTTACCTGGTGAGCGAGGAGACGTTCTCCGACTTTGAATTGGAGCTGGAAACTCGTCCCGATTGGCCCGTGGATACGGGAATCATGGTTCGCGCGCACGAACTGGGAAACATGGGGTTTCAGGTGCTCGTCGATCACCGGCCCCACGGCTGCATTGGCGGCGTCTATGGCAACTCGATCGGGGGCTTTATTGCCGCTCCCTTTATCATGACGGGGGATCGGCTGTCCGAGATGCGGGTCGGCAATCTCCGGCAGACAGCGCCGACTGGCAGTGCGATTCCGGTTAAACCAGACTTCGGCGCGAGCTTTGATGATTTTCTGAAGTGCTGGCGCGTGAACGACTGGAATCACTTCCGCATCCGCTGCGTGGGGCAGCTTCCGGTGATTACCACGTGGATCAATGGCACGAAGGTCTGCGAACTCAATACCGCCAAGATCAAGGCCGTTGGTTACGACCCCGAGCGCGTCGCCAAACAGCTAGGAAACGCGGGGCATCTTGCGTTCGAGGTTCACGACGTCAGCCTCAAGAACCCGCTGCGCCGCGACCGCTGGGAAGTGGGAGCCGTTTGCCGCTGGCGAAATATTCGCATCACCGAGCTTTGA
- a CDS encoding YebC/PmpR family DNA-binding transcriptional regulator, producing MGRNFENRKNAIFKTAAQKSKLYSKYGKRLYVVAKNGVADPEANPALRSLIEKAKRDQVPAHVIDKAIEKARGVGGEDFVSARYEGFGPGGSMVIVDCLTDNNTRTISEVRNCFTKTGSKLGATGSVAHLFDQLAILSFPGNNEDEVLETMFGAEVDVGEIECKDNRVTIFAPPSEFYKAKTALLQAFPKTELEVQEITFLAQGNKELGADDLAMFQKLISMLNDCDDVQDVYHNVDLPSESAD from the coding sequence ATGGGAAGAAATTTCGAGAACCGCAAAAACGCCATCTTCAAGACGGCGGCTCAGAAATCGAAGCTCTACTCCAAGTACGGCAAGCGGCTGTACGTCGTCGCCAAGAATGGCGTGGCCGATCCCGAGGCCAATCCCGCGTTGCGGAGCCTGATTGAAAAAGCCAAACGCGATCAGGTGCCGGCCCACGTCATTGACAAGGCGATCGAGAAGGCGCGCGGGGTCGGCGGCGAGGACTTCGTCTCGGCCCGCTACGAGGGGTTTGGGCCGGGCGGCTCGATGGTCATCGTCGATTGCTTGACCGACAACAACACGCGGACGATTTCCGAAGTCCGCAATTGTTTCACCAAGACCGGCTCCAAATTGGGCGCCACGGGCTCGGTCGCCCATCTGTTCGACCAACTCGCGATTCTGTCGTTCCCAGGAAACAACGAAGACGAAGTGCTCGAAACGATGTTTGGGGCCGAGGTCGACGTGGGCGAAATCGAATGCAAAGACAATCGCGTGACAATCTTTGCCCCGCCCAGCGAGTTCTACAAAGCGAAGACGGCGTTGCTACAAGCGTTTCCCAAGACCGAGTTGGAAGTCCAGGAAATCACCTTCCTCGCGCAAGGGAATAAGGAGCTTGGTGCCGACGACCTGGCGATGTTTCAAAAGCTGATCAGCATGTTGAACGATTGCGACGACGTACAGGACGTCTATCACAACGTCGATTTGCCCAGCGAAAGCGCCGATTGA
- a CDS encoding polysaccharide biosynthesis tyrosine autokinase has protein sequence MTQTLEKLDVDSLPADTGSRGDFLAVMVRRKWIVILFALLGAGGGQLYFKQAIPLFQSSAQISLGFRNSNLARYGEVHEQSMLPPTILSTELVTIQSRAVLERAAAKADLAKLSSINCNTAAEAAGVIQGGVKVTKGGPTMNTEDAAVLTVAYRSSDPLDTPKVVDAILQAYADLLAERSSQSSKDTIRLLTQAVQSTTEKIENAKREYQEWRKTAPLVYFDQHGKNPHVQRLVDLEAQLSKGTLRMADIRAETQMLEDALKEGNAAANAALVMVIERQGNRAPDKDGAKGNFVDQSLVQLMIQEQDLALTYGENHPKVRNLRKTIELIQQLQAGNDQQVITSPQHFLSVYLDSLRHESRVLDQKNREMQAAYEKEREAAKELLNYEHANADWIDKIDRLRKMFDTLNSRLEELNLNDDASGVTMKRLSDPAMGGQVEPSLPRSLAAGTVIGLLIGIGFGYLIDLADKSFRTPDEIRGQLRLPVIGHIPVIDSVAARRERHKKPGEVASKVDEIITCHHRPRSNVSEAYRSIRTAIYFGTRGEEHKVIQVTSADAGDGKTTLVCNLAVSFAQSGKRVCLIDADFRRSRIHVMFGLDNNVGISSVMAGQAELPDAIKSTEIENLWVLPCGPRPSNPSELLTSHRFKELLDVLRTKFDTILIDTPPLLAVTDPCAVAPRVDSVLLVIRITKHVRPNAVRAKEVLDGLGAKVVGIVVNGVEVHRAYGHDTGYRRYAISGYGYRDYEYGDYYEDEDREAKTVVPAKSATDASA, from the coding sequence ATGACCCAAACATTGGAAAAGCTTGATGTCGATTCCTTGCCTGCCGACACGGGGAGCCGGGGCGACTTTCTGGCCGTGATGGTCCGGCGGAAGTGGATCGTGATTCTGTTTGCGCTGCTGGGCGCCGGTGGTGGCCAGTTGTACTTCAAGCAGGCGATCCCGCTGTTCCAATCCTCGGCGCAAATCTCGCTGGGGTTCCGTAATTCAAACCTGGCGCGTTATGGCGAAGTGCATGAACAGTCGATGCTGCCGCCGACCATTCTGTCGACGGAACTGGTGACGATCCAAAGCCGCGCGGTGCTCGAGCGCGCCGCCGCCAAGGCCGACCTGGCCAAGCTCAGTTCGATCAACTGCAATACCGCCGCCGAGGCGGCAGGCGTGATCCAGGGCGGCGTCAAGGTGACCAAGGGTGGTCCGACCATGAACACCGAGGACGCGGCGGTGTTGACCGTGGCCTATCGCAGCAGTGACCCGCTGGACACTCCCAAGGTCGTTGACGCCATCTTGCAAGCCTACGCCGACTTGCTGGCCGAACGATCGTCGCAGAGCAGCAAGGACACGATTCGCTTGCTGACCCAGGCGGTCCAGAGCACGACCGAAAAGATCGAAAACGCCAAGCGCGAATACCAAGAATGGCGCAAGACCGCCCCGCTGGTCTATTTCGACCAGCATGGCAAGAACCCGCACGTCCAGCGGCTGGTTGACCTGGAAGCGCAATTGTCCAAGGGTACTTTGCGGATGGCCGACATTCGCGCCGAAACGCAAATGCTGGAAGACGCCTTGAAGGAAGGCAACGCCGCCGCCAATGCGGCCCTGGTGATGGTCATTGAGCGCCAAGGGAACCGCGCGCCGGACAAGGACGGGGCCAAAGGGAACTTCGTCGACCAGTCGCTGGTCCAGTTGATGATCCAGGAACAGGATCTGGCCCTGACCTATGGCGAAAACCACCCCAAGGTTCGCAACCTCCGCAAAACCATCGAACTGATCCAGCAATTGCAAGCCGGCAACGATCAGCAAGTCATTACCTCGCCGCAGCACTTCCTGAGCGTCTATCTCGACTCGCTGCGCCACGAATCTCGGGTGCTCGATCAGAAGAATCGCGAGATGCAGGCCGCTTACGAGAAGGAGCGGGAGGCCGCCAAGGAACTGTTGAACTATGAGCACGCCAACGCCGACTGGATCGACAAGATCGACCGGCTACGCAAGATGTTCGACACGCTCAATAGCCGACTCGAGGAACTGAACCTCAACGACGATGCCAGCGGCGTGACCATGAAGCGGCTGTCGGACCCGGCGATGGGTGGCCAGGTGGAACCCAGCCTGCCCCGTTCGCTGGCGGCCGGAACGGTGATCGGACTGTTGATCGGGATCGGCTTTGGCTACCTGATCGATCTGGCCGACAAGAGCTTCCGCACGCCGGATGAAATCCGCGGACAACTCCGGCTGCCGGTCATCGGGCACATTCCGGTCATCGACTCGGTCGCGGCCCGCCGCGAGCGCCACAAGAAACCGGGCGAAGTGGCCTCCAAGGTTGACGAGATCATTACCTGTCACCATCGGCCTCGCTCGAACGTCTCGGAGGCCTACCGCTCGATCCGCACGGCCATCTACTTTGGCACGCGCGGCGAGGAACACAAAGTCATCCAAGTCACCAGCGCCGACGCCGGCGACGGCAAGACCACGCTGGTCTGCAACCTGGCGGTCAGCTTTGCCCAATCGGGCAAGCGAGTCTGCCTGATCGACGCCGACTTCCGCCGCTCGCGAATCCACGTCATGTTCGGACTGGACAACAACGTCGGCATTTCCAGCGTGATGGCCGGCCAGGCCGAGTTGCCCGACGCGATTAAATCAACGGAGATCGAGAACCTGTGGGTGCTGCCGTGCGGCCCGCGCCCCTCGAATCCCTCGGAACTGCTGACCTCGCATCGCTTCAAGGAACTGCTTGACGTGCTGCGCACCAAGTTTGACACGATCCTGATTGACACGCCGCCGTTGTTGGCGGTGACCGACCCGTGCGCCGTGGCGCCGCGCGTCGACTCGGTGCTGCTGGTAATCCGCATTACCAAGCACGTGCGTCCGAACGCGGTGCGGGCCAAGGAAGTGCTCGACGGCCTGGGGGCCAAGGTGGTGGGCATCGTGGTCAACGGCGTCGAAGTCCACCGCGCCTACGGCCACGACACCGGCTACCGCCGTTACGCCATCAGCGGCTATGGCTACCGCGACTACGAATATGGCGACTACTACGAAGACGAAGACCGCGAAGCCAAAACCGTCGTGCCCGCCAAGTCGGCGACCGATGCTTCGGCCTAG
- a CDS encoding tetratricopeptide repeat protein, whose amino-acid sequence MLRPSAHRDQVRANSPRRATRHATCTPGKLSWAGGAVFVALTLHLTGCGDERRVSTAPAPVKIDSEFGPDSNHSIAELLRLDPAQANDDGSLTAPSKFGPARPVADKHQSQPGAAPSTTAMAAGPGAGGALVEGSLGGEPIAAVLNSNDPFQSAVPKSLAESSNISLRAERWAYLRSSERPEDTLLRIAYQQVNAGKMDDAILSAEKLRNADPQNARAYELLAAIYNSQGKWEKAVPYFDLAIKFDPHNAGLYLQRGTIYTRQKFNGKAIDDLSQAIKLDPKSLAAYLWRALAQLNNQRYAQSAADATTVLLQNDKVADAYFLRCIARLNMGRLEPAREDYWAAVKCGLDANARSNVQRIFEPEAGK is encoded by the coding sequence ATGCTTCGGCCTAGCGCGCATCGCGACCAGGTTCGCGCCAACTCGCCCCGCCGCGCCACGCGCCACGCGACCTGCACGCCAGGCAAGCTGTCATGGGCGGGCGGCGCGGTATTTGTCGCGCTGACATTGCACCTTACCGGCTGCGGTGACGAGCGCCGCGTCTCCACGGCGCCGGCGCCGGTGAAGATCGACAGCGAGTTCGGCCCCGACTCGAACCACTCGATTGCCGAGTTGCTGCGGCTCGATCCCGCCCAAGCGAACGACGACGGCAGCCTGACGGCCCCCTCGAAGTTCGGTCCCGCGCGCCCTGTCGCGGACAAGCATCAGTCCCAGCCGGGCGCTGCGCCGTCCACCACGGCTATGGCGGCCGGCCCAGGGGCCGGGGGAGCGTTGGTCGAGGGCTCACTCGGCGGCGAGCCGATCGCGGCGGTACTGAACAGCAACGACCCGTTCCAGAGCGCGGTCCCCAAATCGCTGGCCGAATCATCGAACATCTCCTTGCGAGCCGAGCGCTGGGCCTATTTGCGTTCGTCGGAACGTCCCGAGGACACGCTGCTGCGGATCGCCTATCAGCAGGTGAACGCCGGCAAGATGGACGACGCCATTCTCTCGGCCGAAAAGCTGCGCAACGCCGACCCCCAGAACGCCCGCGCCTACGAGTTGCTGGCCGCCATCTACAACTCCCAGGGCAAGTGGGAAAAGGCGGTGCCCTACTTCGATCTGGCGATCAAGTTCGACCCCCACAACGCCGGCCTCTATTTGCAGCGGGGGACGATTTATACTCGGCAAAAATTCAACGGCAAGGCGATCGACGACTTGTCCCAAGCGATTAAGCTCGATCCGAAAAGTCTGGCGGCGTACCTCTGGCGCGCGCTGGCCCAATTGAATAATCAGCGTTACGCGCAATCGGCGGCCGACGCGACCACGGTCTTGCTCCAGAACGACAAGGTGGCCGACGCTTACTTCCTGCGCTGTATTGCCCGCTTGAACATGGGGCGATTGGAGCCAGCCCGAGAAGACTACTGGGCCGCGGTGAAGTGCGGCCTGGACGCCAACGCGCGGAGCAACGTCCAGCGGATATTCGAGCCCGAAGCTGGCAAATAA
- a CDS encoding glycosyltransferase family 2 protein, producing the protein MSDRATLTVVIPIYNEQENLPELFRRLRAVFDQLTDLDCSVLYIDDGSRDESMRLMVEQNRQDARFRVAELSRNFGHQPALTAGLMLADADAVVLMDGDMQDPPELIPELVICWRQGADVVRAVRRDRAERGLKRIGFELFYKIIDWISDFPLPNQTGIFGLLSRQAVNELNRMPEKNRFLPGLRAWIGFDQRTVFYDRQLRAAGEPKQNIWRLVRYAMDGFLSFSYKPLRLMFGAGVIVSLCGFVLAVSFVLKRLLGYETAPTGFTTLITVVLFLGGVQLMAMGLLGEYLGRIYDEVKRRPMYIIKQVHGDPRGHDSRNSIAVPEHHGQTA; encoded by the coding sequence ATGAGCGACCGAGCGACTCTGACTGTCGTCATCCCCATCTACAACGAGCAGGAAAACCTGCCCGAGTTGTTTCGCCGACTGCGCGCGGTGTTCGATCAGTTGACCGACCTTGATTGCTCGGTGTTGTACATCGACGACGGCAGCCGCGACGAGTCGATGCGGCTGATGGTCGAGCAGAATCGTCAGGACGCCCGCTTTCGCGTGGCCGAGTTGTCACGCAACTTCGGTCATCAACCGGCGTTGACGGCCGGCCTGATGCTGGCCGACGCCGACGCCGTGGTGTTGATGGACGGCGACATGCAGGATCCGCCCGAGTTGATCCCCGAGTTGGTCATTTGCTGGCGACAAGGGGCCGACGTCGTGCGAGCGGTGCGCCGCGATCGGGCCGAACGAGGGCTGAAGCGGATCGGCTTCGAACTGTTCTACAAAATCATCGATTGGATCAGCGATTTCCCGTTGCCCAATCAGACCGGCATCTTCGGTTTGCTGTCGCGCCAGGCGGTCAATGAATTGAACCGAATGCCCGAGAAGAACCGGTTCTTACCGGGACTGCGGGCGTGGATCGGCTTTGACCAGCGCACCGTGTTTTACGATCGCCAGTTGCGCGCCGCCGGCGAGCCCAAGCAGAACATCTGGCGGCTGGTCCGCTACGCGATGGACGGCTTTCTGAGCTTTTCGTATAAACCCCTCAGGCTGATGTTCGGCGCCGGCGTGATTGTCAGCTTGTGTGGGTTTGTGCTAGCCGTTTCGTTCGTGCTGAAGCGGCTGTTGGGCTACGAGACGGCCCCCACCGGGTTCACCACCTTGATTACCGTGGTGCTGTTTCTGGGGGGCGTGCAATTGATGGCCATGGGCCTGTTGGGCGAATATCTGGGGCGAATCTACGACGAAGTGAAACGTCGCCCGATGTACATTATCAAGCAAGTTCACGGCGACCCGCGCGGACACGATTCGCGAAACTCGATCGCCGTGCCGGAGCATCATGGCCAAACCGCTTGA